Below is a window of Rhodopseudomonas sp. P2A-2r DNA.
GCTTCCACATGGGCCTGTTGCGCCACGCCGGCCGGCCGCGATCGATGGGCATTGTCGCAAGCCTGCTGCAGGATTGCGATCGCCCGACGCGGCTGCAGTTGTCGGTGTCCGGCGATGTCGCGCGCGCCGATACCGAGCACAGCCAGATCCTCGACCTGTGCGAAGCCGGCGAGATCGTCTCCGCGGCCAACCTGTTGCGCAGCCATATCGAGCACGCCGGCCACTCGCTGATCGAGATCTATCGCAAGTCGCTGGCCGCCTGAATCCGTTGCGACGGTGTTGCGGCAAACCGGTGCTGAAATTCGGGCAGCTTGCACCAAGTTGTGGCAGGGCGCGCAATTGACTCGTCACATATTATATACAATATACGACGACCAGGGAGCGAGGGGCGGCATTTGTCGGAGTTTGCTTTACAGACGTCGGGACTGACCAAGACGTTTGGCGGCTTCACGGCCGTCCGCAACGTCGACCTCAACGTCCGCCGCCACAGCATCCACGCCCTGATCGGCCCCAACGGCGCGGGCAAGACCACCTTTTTCAATCTGCTGACCAAATTCCACAAGCCGACCGCCGGCTCGATCCTGTTCGAGGGCGTCGACATCACCGCCGAATCCCCGGCCGCCACGGCGCGCCGCGGGCTGGTCCGTTCGTTTCAGATCTCGGCGACGTTTCCGCATCTGACGGTGAAGGATAACGTCCGGGTCGCGCTCCAGCGCAAGCTCGGCACGCAATACCACTTCTGGAAATCATCGCGCTCGCTCGATGAACTCGACGCCGGCGCCATGGCGCTGCTCGCCGACGTCGGCCTCGCCGACGCCGCGGCGAGCAATGCCGCCGACCTGTCCTACGGCCGCAAGCGCACCCTGGAAATCGCCACTACTCTGGCGCTCGACCCGCCGTTCCTGCTGCTCGACGAACCGACCCAGGGCATGGCCATCGACGACGTCGACCGCATCAAGCGGCTGATCAAGCGCATTTCCGCCGGCCGCACCATTCTGATGGTCGAGCACAACATGTCCGTGGTTGCCGACATCAGCGACACCATCACCGTCCTGCAGCGCGGCGAGATCCTAGCCGAAGGACCTTACGCGCAGGTCTCCAACGATCCCGCCGTCAAGGCCGCCTATCTCGGAGGCGGACATGCGTGACACGCCAGTCGTTCTGGAAACCCGCGGCCTGCAGGCCTGGTACGGCGAATCCCATGTGCTGCACGGCATCGACATCAAGGTCCATGAAGGCGAGTGCGTCACGCTGCTCGGCCGCAACGGCGCCGGCCGCACCACCACGCTGAAGGCCATCCTCGGCCTTACCGACCGGCGCGCCGGCTCGGTGCTGGTGAACGGCACCGAGGCCATCCGCCTGCCGCCGCATCGCGTTGGGCGGCTCGGGCTCGGCTACTGCCCGGAAGAGCGCGGCATCTACAAGACCCTGACCACCCATGAAAACCTCACGCTGCTGCCGCGGCTCGGTCCCGGCGGCCTGCCACTCGCCGACGTGCTGACGATGTTTCCCAATCTGGCGGAGCGCGCGGATAGCTACGGCGGCAGCCTGTCCGGCGGCGAACAGCAGATGCTGGCCATGGGCCGCATCCTGACCACCGGTGCGCGCATCCTGCTGCTCGATGAAATCACCGAGGGCCTCGCGCCGGTCATCGTCGAGGCGCTCGGACGCGCGATCGCGCTGCTGAAGAGCCAGGGGTTCACGATTTTGCTGGTCGAGCAGAACTTCCATTTCGCGCGCCACCTTGCCGACCGCCACTACGTGGTGGAGCACGGCCAGATCGCTGCCGAAATCGCGGCCGACGAGGTCGATGCCCGCGAGGATCAGGTCAACAGGCTACTCGGGGTCTAATCATGAAACAGGAGACGGGACTAATGCAGACGCGTTTGATTGCCGGTGCACTCGGATTGTCGCTCGCCGCGCTGGCAGCCTCGCCTTCCCTGGCCGCCGACAAGGTCAGCGACAATGTCGTGAAGATCGGCATCCTCAACGATCTCTCCGGCATCTATTCGGACTTCACCGGCAAGGGCTCCGCTGTCGCGGCGCAGATCGCCATCGACGAGATGGGCGGCAAGGTGCTCGGCGCGCCGATCGAACTGGTTGCAGCCGATCACCAGAACAAGCCGGACATCGCAGCCAACCTCGCCCGCGAATGGTTCGATCAGGGCAAGGTCGACATGATCGCCGATTTCCCGACGTCCTCGACCGCGCTGGCGGTGATGGAGATCGCCAAGCAGAAGAACCGCGTCACCATGCTGTCCGCCGGCGTGGCGATGGCTGCGATCACCGACAAGTGCTCGCCGGTCAACGCGCAGTGGATGGTCAACACCTATACGCTGGCCGCCGGCACCGCCAAGGCGCTGCTCAAGGAAGGCAAGAAGAGCTGGTATTTCGTCACGGCCGACTACACCTTTGGTCATTCGCTGGAGAAGGATGCGGCGGCGGTGGTCGAGGCCGACGGCGGCAAGGTGCTGGGCACCTCGCGTCATCCGTTCCCGGGCGGCGACTTCTCGTCGTTCATGCTGAAGGCGCAGGACAGCGGCGCGCAGGTCATCGCGCTGGCCAATGCCGGCAGCGACACCATCAATTCGATCAAGCAGGCTTCCGAATACGGCATCGGCCGCACCGACAAGCAGGTGATCGCGCCGCTGCTGGCCTACATCACCGACGTCAAGAGCCTCGGCCTTGCCAAGGCGCAGGGTATGTACCTCACCGAGGCGTTCTACTGGGACTACGACGACCGCTCGCGCGCCTTCGCCGAAAAGTACTTCGCCAAGATGAACCGCATGCCCAGCGCGTCGCAGGCGGCGGTGTATTCGGCGACGCTGAGCTACCTCAAGGCCATCGAAGGCGCCGGCACCGACGAGGCGATGGCCGTGATGGCCAAGCTGCGTACCATGACCATCGACGACGCGGCGATCCGCAACGGCCACCTGCGTGCCGACGGCGCGCTGGTCCACGACATGCTGCTGCTGCAGGTCAAGAAGCCCGCCGAGATCCAAGCGCGACTGGGACTTCTACAACGTCAAGGCCGTGCTCAAGGGCGAGGACGTGTTTCCGAAGCCGAGCGAACTCTGCCCGCTGAACAAGAGCTGAGGCGTGATGCGTGAGGCTGGGTACCTGTCCCGGACGCAGTGCAGTGGGCGTCCCGGTGATGCGAAGCATCATCGGGCGCGTAGTGCACTGCAGATCCGGGACCGTACCGAGCTGCGGTACTCGATACGGTCCCGGATCTGCGGAGCGGCATATCGGCGATGCAAGTGCATCGCCTGAGAATGCCGCACCGCGTCCGGGACAAGATTTCGGCGATTTACTGAAGCCACCACGGATGACACGCCAATGACCATTTCCCTGCAGGCCTTCATGGCGCAGCTCACCATCGGGCTGATCGGCGGCTGCTTCTATGCGATGCTGAGCATGGGGCTGGCGATCATCTTCGGCCTGCTCAACATTATCAATTTCACCCATGGCGCGCAGTTCATGGTGGCGGCGTTCCTGGCCTGGATCGGGCTGACCCAGGTCGGGCCTTGGCTCGGATATCCGGATTTCCAGATCAATTTCTGGGTCGCGCTGGTGCTGGTGCCGCTGCTGGTCGCGGTGATGGGCATGGCGATCGAACGGCTGTTGCTGCGCCGGCTCTACAAGCTCGATCATCTCTACGGGTTGTTGCTGACCTTTGGCGTGGCGCTGGTGCTGGAAGGTGTCTTCCGCCATGCCTTCGGCGTGTCCGGCCAGGGCTACGAGCCACCGGAACTGCTGCAGGGGCCGTTCGACGTCGGCTTCATGCTGCTGCCGAAATACCGCATCTTCGTGGTCGCGGCATCGCTGCTGATCTGCTTTGGTACCTGGTATCTGTTCGAGCGCACCAAGCTCGGCGCCTATCTGCGCGCCGGCACCGAGAACCCGCGCCTGCTGCAATCCTTCGGCATCAATGTGCCGGTCATGATCACGCTCACCTATGGTTTCGGCGTGGCGCTGGCCGGCATCGCCGGCGTGCTGGCGGCGCCGATCATGCAGATCACCCCGCTGATGGGCGGCAACCTGCTCAACATCGTGTTCGCCGTCGTGGTGATCGGCGGGCTCGGCTCGATCCTCGGCTCGATGATCACCGGCCTTGCGCTCGGCCTGATCGAGGGGCTGACCAAGGTGTTTTATCCGGAGGCCTCGACGGTGATCGTGTTCGTCATCATGGCGCTGGTGTTGCTGGTGCGTCCGGCCGGCCTGTTCGGACGGGAAGTTTGAGGCCATGACCAGCACGTTGAAAATCTTCTGCCTTCTGGTCGTTGCGGCGCTGGTGGTGCCGTTCGTGCCCGGCGTCATCTATCCGATCTTCGTCATGAAGGTGATGTGCTATGGCCTGTTCGCCTGCGCCTTCAACCTGCTGCTCGGCTTCACGGGCCTCGTATCATTCGCCCATGCGGCGTTTCTCGGCAGCGCCGGCTACGTGACCGGCGCGCTGATGATCCGCTTCGGCAGCCATCCCCTCGGCATGGTGACGGCGTTCACGGCCGGCGTGCTGGCGGCGGCTTTCGTCGGGCTGGTGATCGGCGGCCTCGCAGTGCGTCGTCGCGGCATCTACTTCGCCATGATTACGCTGGCGTTGTCGCAGATCGTCTACTTCCTGGCGGTGCAATTTCGCTGGACCGGCGGCGAGGACGGGCTGCAGGGCATCCCGCGCGGTAACCTGCTCGGCCTCGACCTCAGCTCCGACACCACGATGTATTATGTGACGCTGGTGCTGTTCTCGATCGGCTTCCTGTTCGTCTATCGCGTGGTGCATTCGCCGTTCGGCCAGATCCTGCAAGCGGTGCGCGAGAATGAGCCGCGTGCCACCTCGCTCGGCTACGACACCGATCGCTTCCGGCTCGCCGCCTTCGTGCTGTCCGCCGCGGTCGCCGGCTATGCCGGCGCCATGAAGGCGCTGGTGTTTCAGCTGGTATCGCTCAACGACGTGTCGCTGCACACCTCCACCGAGGTGGTGCTGATGACGCTGCTGGGCGGGCTTGGCACCATGTTCGGACCGCTGGTCGGCGCCGCCCTCGTCGTCGGCCTGCAGAATTATCTCGCCACCATCGGCGACCTCGTCACCGTGGTCACCGGCCTCATCTTCATCGTCTGCGTCTCGTTCTTCCGGCTCGGCTTTGTCGGCGAGTATCTGGCCTGGCGCCGGCGTCGCGCGCAGCGCGCCGCGCCGCCCGCGGTCGAGGATGAACGGCCGTTGCCGGCCTTCGCCGAGCCGCCGCAGGCCGCTCGCGCCGACTGACACGACTTCTGCGTTCACCCACCCGCATCCTGACACACCAAGAAGGACTACCAGCATCATGTGGACCGGCGTTCTCCCCGCAGTCACCACCAAGTTCACCGCCGACGGCGCGCTCGATCATGCCGAGATGGAGCGCTGCTTTGCGCTGCAGATGGCCGCCGGCTGTGACGGCATCATTGTTTGCGGCTCGCTCGGCGAAGGCCCGATGCTGTCGCAGGACGAGCGCATTGCCGTGCTGAAGACCGCGCAGTCGGTGACGAAGGGCAAGCCGACGCTGATGACCATCTCCGAAGCCGGAACCCGCGAGGCCTGCGCCATGGCGCGCAAGGCGGCGCAGGCCGGCGCCAGCGGGCTGATGGTGGTGCCGAGCCCGATCTATCACACCGATCCGAAGGAGACGGTGGCGACCTTGCGCGCAGTGGCCGAGGCCGGCGACCTGCCGGTGATGATCTATTCCAACCGCCTGGCCTACCGAGTCGACGTCACGCCGGACATCATGGAAGAATTGGCTTCGGACGCGCGCTTCGTCGCCGTGAAAGAATCCTCCGATGACATCCGCCGCACCACCGAGATCTTCAATCGGCTCGGCGATCGCTATGCGGTGCTGACCGGCGTCGACAATCTTGCTTTCGAGGCGCTGTCGGTCGGCGCCGTGGGCTGGGTCGCCGGCCTGGTCTGCGCCTTCCCGGCGGAAACCGTGGCGATCTATCGCCTGATCAAGGCCGGCCGGCAGGCCGAGGCGCTGGAGATCTATCGCTGGTTCCGGCCGCTGCTCGACCTCGATGTCTCCACTTTCCTGGTGCAGAACATCAAGCTGGCGGAAGCC
It encodes the following:
- a CDS encoding ABC transporter ATP-binding protein, which produces MRDTPVVLETRGLQAWYGESHVLHGIDIKVHEGECVTLLGRNGAGRTTTLKAILGLTDRRAGSVLVNGTEAIRLPPHRVGRLGLGYCPEERGIYKTLTTHENLTLLPRLGPGGLPLADVLTMFPNLAERADSYGGSLSGGEQQMLAMGRILTTGARILLLDEITEGLAPVIVEALGRAIALLKSQGFTILLVEQNFHFARHLADRHYVVEHGQIAAEIAADEVDAREDQVNRLLGV
- a CDS encoding dihydrodipicolinate synthase family protein, giving the protein MWTGVLPAVTTKFTADGALDHAEMERCFALQMAAGCDGIIVCGSLGEGPMLSQDERIAVLKTAQSVTKGKPTLMTISEAGTREACAMARKAAQAGASGLMVVPSPIYHTDPKETVATLRAVAEAGDLPVMIYSNRLAYRVDVTPDIMEELASDARFVAVKESSDDIRRTTEIFNRLGDRYAVLTGVDNLAFEALSVGAVGWVAGLVCAFPAETVAIYRLIKAGRQAEALEIYRWFRPLLDLDVSTFLVQNIKLAEAIAIHSTEHVRAPRAPLSGERRKAVEKIVLDAIASRAKLALAA
- a CDS encoding branched-chain amino acid ABC transporter permease, with protein sequence MTSTLKIFCLLVVAALVVPFVPGVIYPIFVMKVMCYGLFACAFNLLLGFTGLVSFAHAAFLGSAGYVTGALMIRFGSHPLGMVTAFTAGVLAAAFVGLVIGGLAVRRRGIYFAMITLALSQIVYFLAVQFRWTGGEDGLQGIPRGNLLGLDLSSDTTMYYVTLVLFSIGFLFVYRVVHSPFGQILQAVRENEPRATSLGYDTDRFRLAAFVLSAAVAGYAGAMKALVFQLVSLNDVSLHTSTEVVLMTLLGGLGTMFGPLVGAALVVGLQNYLATIGDLVTVVTGLIFIVCVSFFRLGFVGEYLAWRRRRAQRAAPPAVEDERPLPAFAEPPQAARAD
- a CDS encoding ABC transporter ATP-binding protein — its product is MSEFALQTSGLTKTFGGFTAVRNVDLNVRRHSIHALIGPNGAGKTTFFNLLTKFHKPTAGSILFEGVDITAESPAATARRGLVRSFQISATFPHLTVKDNVRVALQRKLGTQYHFWKSSRSLDELDAGAMALLADVGLADAAASNAADLSYGRKRTLEIATTLALDPPFLLLDEPTQGMAIDDVDRIKRLIKRISAGRTILMVEHNMSVVADISDTITVLQRGEILAEGPYAQVSNDPAVKAAYLGGGHA
- a CDS encoding branched-chain amino acid ABC transporter permease, which translates into the protein MTISLQAFMAQLTIGLIGGCFYAMLSMGLAIIFGLLNIINFTHGAQFMVAAFLAWIGLTQVGPWLGYPDFQINFWVALVLVPLLVAVMGMAIERLLLRRLYKLDHLYGLLLTFGVALVLEGVFRHAFGVSGQGYEPPELLQGPFDVGFMLLPKYRIFVVAASLLICFGTWYLFERTKLGAYLRAGTENPRLLQSFGINVPVMITLTYGFGVALAGIAGVLAAPIMQITPLMGGNLLNIVFAVVVIGGLGSILGSMITGLALGLIEGLTKVFYPEASTVIVFVIMALVLLVRPAGLFGREV